Genomic segment of Eupeodes corollae chromosome 2, idEupCoro1.1, whole genome shotgun sequence:
tgtgcatgcaaagccgtggaggccatttgtccgaagtgttattccatacataaccctatcctatgtactttacgagtcaataaaaatataactaccaAAAGACtgaaaacggcgttttctatttaattcaaatcttgcgttaattttgggacaccctttatattaaaacaatatttgatttttcttattttattataatttataatttaagcaaaacaaaaattaaattaataaagctTTAAACTACTCCGCCTTTTCCTCCATTTCTTCTGGACATTCTGCTTCTCCATCTGCAGCATCAGCCTTACCTTCTTTTAGATCCTTGGACTTCTTACCAAAAAGTTTAGCCTTCAGCTTTCCGAACAACGTTTGTGGCTCATCTTTGTTTTCGATGACAATCTTCTTAGTTGCCACACTGTGTATCGGACCAAACGCCAATGCCACTCCTGTGCACGCCAAACAAATGACATTGTATGGCATACTGAAATCGGGTGTCGGAAGTGAGAGAATCAATGATTCTGTTCGAATCTGTAGGAAATACGAAGACCGACTGGCGTTGAAGCAATCAGCGAACAAAAACCCATCGATTGGAATGGCTGTGTAGTTTCTTCCAATTGGGAGGAGTGTTGTTATCACAGCTGATCCTAGGTAATGTCCATGATTGGCGTCTGGAGGGTACTCCAGCcacttcaaaaatatgtaatcAAAGTCAAATGAAACCTGAACACTTGATTTTGCTGGAATTCTAAATGCTATTTCAAGATGATAGGGACGTTCGCGTTGAACTCCTGGAATGTAGTGCACTTCTGTCGGCTCGATGGGTTTATCTCCGTTCATCAGTTTAAGGGTGTGCATATATGAGGGTACAAACCAAGGAATGTTCTCTTGGAGCAGAATATTCAGGGGTTCCCAGTGGGTGTTGGTTATTTGGGTGACAATCTGACCGTTTTCCTGACCATGGCCCAATATGTAACGATGGGCATAAATTGGTGGAGCTGGCGATTGGGGAACCAACACTTTTTTGTCCTTTAGTATCCATGCAACATTGAACAATTTATTGGGGGTCTCTTTCTGGACATCGTAGACTCCAAAGGTAACCGAGCTGCCACCACGAAGTGACGTGAAGTTGTAATTTGGGGACGGAGACAGGGTATACTTGTTGTTAGTCATGTCAACGTATACTTTACTAGAACTTGCCAATGGACAAGCACCATTCATTCCCTGGCCAAACATCTTTCGCAGGGAGAAGTCATTGCTGCCCAATAGTTTGGGATCATAGACGAGATTTGCAGTTTGGACAAGTTCAATGAGACAACCTTCGGAAAAGTCATCGCAGAAAGTGCGCAACGATATTCCCAGGGAGTGAAAATTCGTGTTATGGACGAACCCTGAATTGAGTAATGAAACGAATCCATTTTTGCTGGCGCAAGGCAGAAGTTTCTTCCATGGAGTCAGATTCTCGGTACAGACAATTTCACGGGGCAGTGAGGAATATCTATAGGACAATAAGTTGTAATTTGTtgattttcaaatgaatttaaaactaCCTTATAAACTTTTCCTGTTTAGTGGCTCCGAACCGGGGTCTGAATGAGTACTTTGGTTCGACACTGTTCGTCTTGTCAATGAAGTTCAACGAAGAGCATAGAATCCCAGAAAAGGTACTGGCCAGATCTTTCCATTGGGTATCAACGTCTGCCTGGGTGAGGTTTGTTCCACTGAACCAGGCCCATGCTTCGGCTCCGGGAGGAGCATCTACCACAGGATAGCCCCAACTTTCATAGCGCCATAGGCCTTGCGTGAGGCTTATGTGCAActctttcaaatcaaaatgcaaaaGGATTTCAGCGATAGCTCGAGGTATGAAGTTGGTGTTGTGCACTTCAGGGTAATAGTTTCGATAAGATTAAGAATTCGTAAGTATTTTTCGTAAGTTACTTACAATTTTCACCGGCTCCAAGTTTCCATCGAGTCGCAAATTGGAAATATGTATTTACGTGACCACTGGCCAGGGGTTTGACAAACAGTTCTTCATGGAATACTTCATTTTGTTGTAGTGAGGAGGGAATTAAGTAGaaaagaagacaaatttttacgaaaaacatTTCTGTTTACGTACGAAGTgcaaattagaaatattttacGGTCTACGCCTGATTGATTAAAAACTGCTTGACAAAAAGAGGACAATTTTTCTATAGAGGGGAAAGACGGAAGAGAAACacaaaagaaatgtcaaaaaagacagAAGTTATTTGTGGATGATGTTGTGGAACACATTGAAATGAAAGCATTCAGGTGTTATTGTTGCTCTTGCATAGATCTAGACCCCCATTACACGATGTCTATAGGTACACAGTCCTTTACCCTATAAAAGTAAGAACATTTTTGGTACACagcattttttttctatagtcTCAAAATgatagttagaagtaattcataattctttataaaataaaaacgcatttaaattcataaatcacAATTAAAAGGAAATTTATATTACATTCTTTAATAGAAGGTGTaacaaaacttaacaaaataataaaatttaaaaataaagaagaaatgtgaaaattttgctACACTTGAAATATTATAACAACACTTATGTAGACAAAGATGCTATAACAATAGATGAACATGTACTATAACCTTGATACCTTCTGAAACAGAAGGATTTAACTTTCTGATATACATTAACTTGATTTATACTCGGTTTACTTGTGAGAATGCTTATAACGATTTTTCTATTACAAAATTTACTACATTCTCTGTCaacaagacagcattgaattgacaaatttgcaaaaatatttgtttaaaattaagttttaaaatgaattcgGACGATTCAATAATgaaagatttaaatattttggaagaTGTGGCAAGCAAGGAGgcaaaaagtatacaaaaacaaaattgaaccatTCACAAAATATGACGTTACCGAGTTTTATTGGCactataagtaaatatttttgttttccggcattaatttaaaaaaataaaacaaataaattccagATATGATAAGACAACTGCTCGATTCATTACTGATCTTTTGCGGGAAGACATCGGCTCGTCTACCAACAGAGGTGGTGCAATTTCATGTGAGCTAATTGTATTGACAGGGCTgagatttgaatcaattttagtaaaaaGGTGTTATAAATGTTTGGGTTTTAACCACATTTCGCaagaatgtaaaaataaatcttgttgTCGTAACTGCTGTGGTGAACATGACGCGAAAGACTGCGATAGTGCTGAAATTATCAAATGTATAAACTGTGTAAGAACAAACGAGAGACTCGGTTTAAATCTAAATACTGATCATAAAACGTTGGATTACTTCTGCCCGGTTTATCTCAAAAAGTTAGATGGGGTGAGAAGTCGGGTGCAGTATTAGCAACTAATCGATacctttttaaatgaaaaacccCCTAGGTTTCTTAGCGGGGCCCTCCTAAATGTGCAAGGTATCACCggaaattttgaacaaattgaagaatttacaaaaagtaataaatttgattttttgatgttaaCTGAAACTCATCTCACACCTGAAATCGAAAAATGTGAAGTATCCCTGAATGACTATAAGATTTATAATTGTTTAAGTAATTCTCGCCATAAAGGTGGAGTAactatttatgttaaaaaatcaataaggtCTGTGGAAGTGAAACAATtctcaattgaaaaaaaggtatgGATTTTGTCAATAAAGATATCTGTAAGATGTGATTCATGGAACATTATATTAATATATAGATCAGAAAAAATGCCTGTACgtgaattttttgagttcttAAAAGAATGGACATTAAATAACAcaagtgaaaatgaaaaaactatGTGCTTTTAGGTGACTTTAATGTggattttttagcaaaaaataattatgaatgtAACTTTGCAAacgattttttgatatttactgGCCTTAAACAATGTGTATCCCAACCTACAAGAGTAACTCAAAGTTCCAAAACCTTAATAGACTATGTTTTAGCTGACCATACATTAAAGCTAGACGTTTCGGTTCGTGATGAGTGGAAAATATCAGATCATGAAAGTTTGAGTATAAAATTGTATACGAACTCAGTTAAAAACgcgaatcaaaatcaaaaaaaataccaaaaatatagCCATGACCCTTTTGTGAGTGCTTTAAATTGTGAAAACTTCAATAGTATAACCGAaacaaatgatttaaatatttgtgcaaagaaatttgaagaaggtATTGAAGCAGCATTGCTTAGTATCACAAAATCTTCTAAATTACGCGAAAACTCAGTGGAATGGTATAACACcgaattatataatttaaaaagatctAAAATTGTGTCATATGAACGGGctagatttgaaaattctttggaagcttggaacatttataaaatatctagaAATGTTTATAAACGCGAATGTGTTAAGGCAAAATGTTCATACATCGAATCTAAAATAAACGGCTGTGCTGGTGATCAGAAAGGGTTATGGAAAGTTTTGAAGAGTCAAATTCTAAAAAcagataaaaatgtaataaaagagttgaaaattgaaaatcaatcacTCAAAACCGAAATGGAAATTGCCGGCACGTTTAActcgttttttgtaaaaagtgtcGAAGCTATTCATAATAGCATAGAACAAATTCCATACTCTGATAATATCTTAAtccatacaaataaatttaaatttaaattaatcaacATTCAAGAGCTTGAACAGTCAATCAAAGCtatgaataagaaaaaagacTGCTTTGGGCTAAATTGCAAAATAGTGCTTGATTGTAATAATGAAATTTtgccaaaattattaaaaatcattaatttgtcTCTTTTAAATGGTGAATTCCCAGAAAGCTGGAAAGAATCAGTTGTGATCCCTATCGAAAAAGTGCAAAATCCTAAAAATCCAGAAGACTGGAGACCTATAAATATGCTTCCGACTTATGAAAAGATTCTCGAAGAGATTGTGTGTAATCAACTTACGAAttatatagaaaaagaaaatatactgTGTTTAGAACAATCGGGTTTTAGAAAAGGTCACTCATGCGAAACGTCGATATGTTGGCTTATTAACGaatggaaaaaagaaattgatagcGGTAAAACTATTATTGGtgtttttcttgacttaaaacGCGCGTTTGAAACGATAGACAGAaatatattaattgaaaaacttaataaatatggTATTCGTGAAGTTGAAGTGAAATGGTTTAAAAGTTATCTGTCGGAAAGATTCCAAAGAGTAAAGATAAATGAAACATTTTCGGAAAAGGTAAAGGTTGATCTTGGTGTGCCTCAAGGATCAAAATTGGGTGTAATTctgtttcttttatatataaacgATATCGTTAAAACTATATCTGATGCTAAAATGTCGTTATTCGCAGACGATACCCTGATTTACGTTGTAGGAGACGATTTAAAATCATGTGAAAGtttaatacaaaatcaaattgaaaaaattaacatctggctttgtaaaaataaattaaaattaaacgttACTAAGACTAAATGTATGTGTTTAAATAACGGTGGTTTGAATGTCAACATACTAATAAATAATCAACCTATCGAATGTGTGGATGGAATAAAATATCTCGGGGTTTTTATCGACAATAAACTCAAATTTAATCAACATGTTTATAATCAGTGcgctaaaatctcaaaaaaatcggctttttcaaaagaatccgGAGGTATATTCCTCTAAATTGTGCTGTGACAATCTATAATACATTGATTCTTCCATACTTTGATTACTGTTCTTCGATTATATTCATGTCAAATAgtgaaaatataagaaaatttcaaGTATTACAAAATCGAGCAATGAGAACAGTGCTTAAGTGCGATTATAGAACACCAATTAATGATATGCTTACTGTCCTCGGATggttaaatattgaacaaagaCTAAAATTTAATGCGCttgtgatgatttttaaaatcaaaaatgaaatgtatCCTGCATATTTACAACGGAACGTGAACTATATAACAAATTCATTTTACAATCTGAGGAATACTGGTGATTTCAGACTTCCATTGTATAGAAGAGCAGCAACACAAAACAACCTACTATATAAAGGCATTCAACTTTTTAATAGCCTTCCTAGTAACTTAAAGACTGagcaaaacttaaataaatttaaatttttattaaaatctctaTTAAAAGATAATACTGTATAATATTGCTTAAAATTAAGTatgatttaagtaaaaaatgttattgttaagagtttttaaactaataaataaatcaaaaaaaaaaaaaaaaaagatagcaGGATCTTACCAGAAGGATGttggtaagttaaaattatgaaatacatATTCAATGTTTCAAAAAGCTGTTCTTCTTCAGGTGATTGCCACAATATTTCTCAACAATCTGTTAGTAATTGTGTTAAGAATTTTCTTAGAGCAAGGGAATTATCAAACTCCCCAGTGAGGCCTCGAAAATTCGGTCAgtgaaaagaaagttttttgatGTTGCTGGCTTTCCACAATGTGTGGAAAGGTCGAGAATTCGGAGCACGACACAGATGTCgaacaaatttttattcaatcaaTTTCAGGTATGTTTGGCTAAGTTTAACACtcgtaaacatttttgttgttttgaaatttggtttaagttttaaaataaaatttaaatgttgatattggaaaattttcttcttaagtgttgtattttctcaaataatttgCTTTTCTTTTAGGTTGTATGTGGTGCAAGTCAGCgcgtaactgacgttgttgccAGTTGGAGAGGTTCAGCCACGAAGAATCAGCAGACACAATCACAACAAATCTTAACTCTTATGACCTGAAAAGTGCAAACCATGGAGTTTAATTTAAGTGTCCGTTTATAGTTGAGTTTtccatcaataaaatttaaccgGGCGTTAGCCCTTAACTttactattaaaatgtttattgccaaaatatttaaaacccagttaaatatttaagtgagctttaattttgattattggtaaggcccaatGTTTTCCATCTTGTGATATTCAAGTGGTAATACCTGTTAGCTTTATTGTCAGGGAAATGTCATACTCATTGGAAAATTACTATCTTAAGTTTAATGTGACAGGAAAATCCATCCCATTATGCTATCTTTATAAATCAGGATAAAAAATGAGCAAAcatcaaaatgacatttcatCACAATCCTTTTCTAATGTAATGTCTATTAAACCCCTAAACTTGTTAAGCTTACTCAGAGAGAAAATTATCTGCTTAATTCTTATTGCACTAATTGCAGAAAGTGAAAGTGTTAATATACTAACTTTATGGCtgttattcaaaactttatataaataattaaaaagaataattagCGAAAAGCTTCTTAAAAACGTaccgttttaaaaatacagaTATTTACACATTTATTTGTCAGTTTTTATGACAGAAAGTAGTTAGGCATAGATTTATCTAGGTTTTGCACTAATACAAAAACTAGCTAAACAAATTATTCACGCTTGTGGAATTGGACCACAGTGCCAAGAAAAGCAATGAGTAAATTGATACTCAATCTAAAAAAggcttaaaattgtatgtaaagTTCTAACGATTGTCTTATCTCCGCTGATTTGGCGATCTACACTTTTTCAACTAATGCTTTTTAGccatttataaaatcaaaaacaacaatttttccaCTAACTTTGattgtataaaatattgacaACCCCTAAAAAATAATGTCTGCCATTCAGAACTTTATATGGCTCAACTTTcaattaccgcagcacgaatttcgacatgcgttttttttatttgatagatatgtgcaaataattaATAACTATAGCAGTTTTAGAGCCAAGAAACattgatttctattttaaattagttttcaaagtTTACTTTTCCAtatacaaaacacgcaaaaatggttgattttgacatttcttccctgttttttgctCAGTGCTGCCatacttgcttttttttagggacttctttgattttagttctcaaatgcaaaaagtactctGTATATACCGTAACTCGCACCCGcaccaaatcctatagtgatttCAAGCAGGGAGGTTGTAGAGCCCCCCCCTAatatacctagctgttagtatgCCATGCGAtcaattcaatacaaaacttgttttaggctcaaaaaatgaaatacaagaaaagtagggttaagtccaaaaaagcaaatatttttttctatgacttgaacgtgttctattgagacccctacctaactgtaaaaaattaaaaggataTTCGTGCTGCAGTAATGGAAAGTCACCTGCTTtatataaatagtttaaaagaaaattaagcaaAAATCTTCTCAAAAAACACACTTTCTTGAAGAAATTTACCGGGCGTTATTGCTAAGGCAATTTGAGTGAACATGACATGGTTAGTGTCATcaagccatatttttttttatcatttttcattaGTTTTATAATCTTTtgcttattagtttttaaatcgtaaattttattttccacttGTTCAAAAAACAACTTGTTATTTCAGTTATACCTAATCGGTTGTTGTTTGAcctcattttgttttcaaatcttgTGAAGGagtgtttaaaattgaattaaatattttttttttatgttgttcaTCGTTGTATGTATACCAATtagaagtttgtttttgtttaaatattttctatgttttattcttatttgttctagaaaataaaatcgtaCAATTTCCGAAAAAGTTGTTTGATTCTTAGAAacgatttttgttattttgaaaacttaaagcgGTGCAACAATAGTTAAGctgtattcacatgagcgcgactaaccaacgacgaatgaattacaaaatgtgagtttatatacgtttaaaaacatatttctacACAAATTCGATAGCAATAAAATTTCtctttgatttatgatgcatacttttacttttcaatatcatatattaataaatttaagaaaaaaaatgtattcgtcacgaaaaaaatgcatttgatacgaactgtcaaactttattcgcgttccacattatctacattcgcaacgaataaaataatcgtgcgtacttaacctaaacatatcattcttgtttttttattaaggaaACATATTCTCCTTCAATTTTCCGATTTGCATTAAATGGATGCACATGAAAACTTTTTCTTGTTTCAAATATTAACAAGGgcaccaataacttttttttaaactaatatagCTCCGACCGCATTTTCTTAAtcgtttgtttcaaaaaaacacaataatgataaacacaaaaaaaaaacggctcaactttccattaccgcatcacgaatttcgactctcgttttttttatttgatagatatgtgcaaataaatataaactataGCAAtattagagcgaggaaacatttatttctatttttaattaatttttgaagtttacttttttacatacaaaacatgaTAAAATGgctgattttgacatttattcactgttttttgttcagtgctgCCATACTTGACAGCATGCCtccccttacatacctagctgttagtaagCCGTGCTagcaattcaaaaaatcttcaaaaaatgaaatataaaaataagtagggttaagtccgaaaaagaaaatatttttttctatgacttaatTGTGTTTCCTcgctttaatatttaaaacatgttctattgagacccctacctaactgcaaacaaaaaatcagaacgaaattcgtgctgcggtaatggataGTCGCCCCAAAAaacaaagtcaaacttcattcgcgacgaattaaaatctctcatgtgaaagaaatgtcaaaatcgacgaatattcgtttattcgttggtcgtgctcatgtgaatagtgctttagtCCCTCGTGCGCAAAGCACCAAAAGTTCTAATGAAAACTATAAATGATGTAGGCGATGCCTTATGAGAGTGGATTGTAGCTGCTCGAaggagaaaacaaaataacaaataaccACCAACACAGCTATACATTTCAATTTAACTTCCACTTCCATTCCAGTACCCAAATCTTCTCAtgttttttaatgcaaattcaaaattatttattatatctatataactttcaaaaacaatgaataaaatgtaaacaattttgaataaagCAATGAATATTCTTTGCCCATTCCATCCCAAAAAAAACTCCACCCCCCCAATTCTCTTTTATTATGTTCTTCAATCAGCAATTCAGCTATACCAATGCCTCAATAGACCACACACACATTCAACCATCAACAAAATCATATGGCGTTGAACTTGACAAATTCAGCTATCTAAACATGTAGCTGAATAGAAATGACGAAGAATATTTTGGCGCTGTTCGCATACAACGTATTTTCCAAGGAACCCAGTGGAGCTGCGGCGTTTACCCGTATTCGATCGCAGCACAAAACATTCAATCCACTCAACACATACACGAACGACGTATATCTCGTGccttctgcttctgcttctcGTCACCGTCGCCGTTGCCTTGCCGCGCCGTGCCCCGTCGTGGTTCTTGTATCGTACTCGTCGTAGTCGTTGCTGCTTGCTGTATGCTGTCGCTGTCGTCGTTCACGTT
This window contains:
- the LOC129947075 gene encoding GPI transamidase component PIG-T, whose amino-acid sequence is MFFVKICLLFYLIPSSLQQNEVFHEELFVKPLASGHVNTYFQFATRWKLGAGENLHNTNFIPRAIAEILLHFDLKELHISLTQGLWRYESWGYPVVDAPPGAEAWAWFSGTNLTQADVDTQWKDLASTFSGILCSSLNFIDKTNSVEPKYSFRPRFGATKQEKFIRYSSLPREIVCTENLTPWKKLLPCASKNGFVSLLNSGFVHNTNFHSLGISLRTFCDDFSEGCLIELVQTANLVYDPKLLGSNDFSLRKMFGQGMNGACPLASSSKVYVDMTNNKYTLSPSPNYNFTSLRGGSSVTFGVYDVQKETPNKLFNVAWILKDKKVLVPQSPAPPIYAHRYILGHGQENGQIVTQITNTHWEPLNILLQENIPWFVPSYMHTLKLMNGDKPIEPTEVHYIPGVQRERPYHLEIAFRIPAKSSVQVSFDFDYIFLKWLEYPPDANHGHYLGSAVITTLLPIGRNYTAIPIDGFLFADCFNASRSSYFLQIRTESLILSLPTPDFSMPYNVICLACTGVALAFGPIHSVATKKIVIENKDEPQTLFGKLKAKLFGKKSKDLKEGKADAADGEAECPEEMEEKAE